The Brevibacillus humidisoli DNA segment TTTTTCGTGGGTACGTTCAGTACGCTTTTGATCAGATCGGTCCAACTAATCGGAGAGAGTGGTGCCAGATAAGGGATGCCAAAGGAACGGAGCGCAGCCAGGTAGAGCAGGATGGCAAATGACGAGATGAGAAAGCCGAACAGACCCAAGACAGATGAAGCCAGCAGGACAACCAATCGGAGCAGTGTGATGGTACCGTTCAATGATTGATTGACCAAGGTAAAGGAAGAAACGGCTGTGACGGCTGAGATCACCACCATAGCGGGGCTGGTCAAACCTGAGCGAATCGCAGCATCGCCGATGATCAGACCACCTACCACAGATAGAGTAGGGCCGACAGGAGCAGGCAATCTCAGTCCTGCCTCCCGAAACAGTTCAAATAATGCCAGCATCAAGAACGCCTCCAGTGGCGTAGGAAATGGTACCCCTTTGCGCGCTTCCACGATCGTCGCCAGCAGACTGAGCGGGATCTGATCCTGATGGTACGTAGCCAGCGCGATCCAAAAACCGGGCAAAAGTAGAGAGATCAACAGACCGATCACTCGAATCAGCCGCTCAGCCGCCGGAATGAAAAACAGCATTTGTTTATCAGCTGCGCTATCCAGCAGAAAGAGCAGATTGACCGGACCAATAATCGCCGTTGGGGCGCCGTCCATCACGATCGCAAATCGGCCGCGGAGCAGGCTGCTTGCCGCAAAATCAGGTCGGCCGGTGTAGTTAAACATCGGAAAGAGCACATAGCTGCTGGGCAGCAACAGCTCTTCTAACTGAACAATGCTGGTAAGGGCATCGGTTTGGATCTGGGAGAGCCGATCACGCACTTTTTGCAATATGTCCCGATTGACGATGTCATCGATGTAGAGCAGCCCCACCTTGGTGTTGCTGCGGGCGCCGATCACATATTGTTCGTATTTAAAAGATTCGGTACGCAATCGTTTGCGGATAAGGGCAACATTTACCCCGATTTCTTCGATCAGACCGTCCCGCGGTCCTCTGACAGAGATCTCTGTTTTGGTTTCTTCAGGGTCTCGCTGCGGGATTTTGGCGATGTTGATAGCATAATAAGTCGCAATCCCATCCACAAACAAAACCAATTCCCCGCTAAACACCCGCAGCACAATGTCATCCAGCAGCGTCCCCTGGTTGACCTCCCAGTTTTCCATAAACACAGGTATGGGGTGAGTGGAGGTGGACGTCTCAATTGCAATTTCTTTCAGCAACCAGGCATCCAACTTCGGGAGAACATCGGTTTCCAGTTTCTCGTAATTAATCATTCCGCTGCAGT contains these protein-coding regions:
- a CDS encoding spore germination protein, translated to MNHHARTTAQAKNREVSPDIHENEHWIKQAFTRCEDVKIKQHPPGRAPEHSALLIYCSGMINYEKLETDVLPKLDAWLLKEIAIETSTSTHPIPVFMENWEVNQGTLLDDIVLRVFSGELVLFVDGIATYYAINIAKIPQRDPEETKTEISVRGPRDGLIEEIGVNVALIRKRLRTESFKYEQYVIGARSNTKVGLLYIDDIVNRDILQKVRDRLSQIQTDALTSIVQLEELLLPSSYVLFPMFNYTGRPDFAASSLLRGRFAIVMDGAPTAIIGPVNLLFLLDSAADKQMLFFIPAAERLIRVIGLLISLLLPGFWIALATYHQDQIPLSLLATIVEARKGVPFPTPLEAFLMLALFELFREAGLRLPAPVGPTLSVVGGLIIGDAAIRSGLTSPAMVVISAVTAVSSFTLVNQSLNGTITLLRLVVLLASSVLGLFGFLISSFAILLYLAALRSFGIPYLAPLSPISWTDLIKSVLNVPTKKMNRRPNLLMVRDQDRQPQRSSDE